Proteins encoded together in one Juglans regia cultivar Chandler chromosome 9, Walnut 2.0, whole genome shotgun sequence window:
- the LOC108994348 gene encoding uridine kinase-like protein 2, chloroplastic isoform X2, producing MISDRLRNSQRLYDCRVVLIGQDSFYRGRSSTEVELKHAPESNFDDPDAFDKEKLLECIQKLKSGQSVQVPQYNFKKQCSDSYLQVDPCDVLILEGILILQCPHVRGLLDMKIFIDKDADVRLASRIKRDTNELGRNVTSVLEQYLKFVKPAFDTHIFPSRKHADFIIPNGVENHFAMDTILQQVQKKIGYHNLCYTLTNLNVIEPTNQMRCMHTLIRDKEISKHDFIFQSERLVHLVVEKGLAWFPSTHFTEKQVTTPQGELYKGLSFSKKLCGVSIDRSGEGMEKALRACCAEIDIGKILFLGPDQVHETLPKDISERNILLLDPVLASGESAIQAIKRLKDKGVPESQIILLNIISAPEGIERVCKQFPALKVVTSEIDVGLNKQGKVIPGMGDFGGRYFGTHDC from the exons ATGATAAGTGACCGTCTCCGCAATTCTCAACGGCTCTATGATTGTAGGGTTGTGCTAATCGGTCAG GACTCATTCTATCGAGGACGCTCTTCAACAGAAGTGGAATTGAAACATGCACCCGAGTCCAATTTCGATGATCCcg ATGCATTCGACAAGGAAAAGCTCTTAGAGTGCATTCAAAAGCTCAAATCGGGCCAGTCTGTTCAAGTCCCACAATACAATTTTAAGAAGCAGTGCTCTGACAGTTATCTGCAG GTGGATCCATGCGATGTTCTCATCTTGGAAGGCATATTGATTTTGCAATGTCCACATGTCCGCGGCTTGTTGGATATGAAGATTTTCATCGATAAAg ATGCTGATGTAAGGCTTGCCAGTAGAATAAAGCGTGACACCAATGAGCTGGGTAGAAATGTTACCTCTGTGCTTGAGCAG TATTTGAAGTTCGTGAAGCCTGCTTTTGATACTCATATCTTCCCATCAAGGAAGCATGCAGATTTCATCATACCCAATGGTGTGGAGAATCATTTTGCAATGGATACAATCTTGCAGCAAGTCCAGAAAAAGATTGGCTATCATAACCTCTGCTACACATTAACCAATCTAAATGTCATTGAGCCTACAAACCAG ATGCGATGCATGCATACTCTAATTCGTGACAAGGAAATATCAaagcatgattttatttttcaatcagAACGTTTAGTTCATCTG gtgGTGGAAAAAGGTCTTGCCTGGTTTCCTTCTACACATTTTACAGAGAAACAAGTAACTACTCCTCAAG GAGAACTATACAAGGGACTTAGTTTCTCGAAGAAATTATGTGGCGTATCCATTGATCGAAG TGGAGAAGGCATGGAGAAAGCATTGCGTGCATGCTGTGCAGAAATTGACATAGGAAAAATCCTCTTCCTTGGACCTGACCAG GTTCATGAAACGCTTCCAAAAGATATTTCAGAAAGGAATATCTTGCTCTTGGATCCTGTTCTTGCCTCAG GTGAATCTGCCATCCAAGCAATTAAACGTCTGAAGGATAAGGGAGTCCCTGAGTCTCAaatcatactcctcaacatcatcTCT GCTCCAGAAGGAATAGAAAGAGTATGCAAACAATTTCCAGCCCTAAAGGTTGTGACTTCAGAGATTGATGTTGGACTAAACAAACAAGGCAAGGTAATACCTGGAATGGGAGACTTTGGAGGCCGCTACTTTGGGACTCATGACTGCTAA
- the LOC108994348 gene encoding uridine kinase-like protein 3 isoform X1 — translation MRRSSRDQRTTLLIDDIVRKEQYPPIASSPPAVSIPPRPPNQPSIPPKQAPSSQPETPPKSPTEPSGAPPLKSPEQPTTTTPKEPPSNEPQAPPKPPLLEPPKSPHELTTPPPFDSSGHPAKASPKLPFVIGVSGGTASGKTAVCNMISDRLRNSQRLYDCRVVLIGQDSFYRGRSSTEVELKHAPESNFDDPDAFDKEKLLECIQKLKSGQSVQVPQYNFKKQCSDSYLQVDPCDVLILEGILILQCPHVRGLLDMKIFIDKDADVRLASRIKRDTNELGRNVTSVLEQYLKFVKPAFDTHIFPSRKHADFIIPNGVENHFAMDTILQQVQKKIGYHNLCYTLTNLNVIEPTNQMRCMHTLIRDKEISKHDFIFQSERLVHLVVEKGLAWFPSTHFTEKQVTTPQGELYKGLSFSKKLCGVSIDRSGEGMEKALRACCAEIDIGKILFLGPDQVHETLPKDISERNILLLDPVLASGESAIQAIKRLKDKGVPESQIILLNIISAPEGIERVCKQFPALKVVTSEIDVGLNKQGKVIPGMGDFGGRYFGTHDC, via the exons ATGAGGAGATCATCGCGAGACCAAAGAACGACATTATTAATAGATGATATTGTGAGGAAAGAACAATATCCTCCAATAGCTTCCAGCCCACCGGCCGTTAGCATACCTCCGAGGCCTCCTAATCAACCTAGCATACCTCCAAAACAAGCTCCGTCTAGTCAACCCGAAACGCCCCCCAAATCCCCCACTGAACCTAGCGGTGCACCGCCTCTGAAGTCTCCTGAACAACCCACCACAACCACTCCAAAAGAACCACCCTCCAATGAACCCCAAGCACCTCCCAAACCACCCCTGCTTGAACCTCCCAAATCCCCCCATGAACTTACCACGCCACCACCTTTTGATTCATCTGGACATCCGGCTAAGGCATCTCCGAAACTGCCCTTTGTCATCG GGGTATCGGGAGGTACAGCATCGGGCAAGACTGCAGTCTGTAACATGATAAGTGACCGTCTCCGCAATTCTCAACGGCTCTATGATTGTAGGGTTGTGCTAATCGGTCAG GACTCATTCTATCGAGGACGCTCTTCAACAGAAGTGGAATTGAAACATGCACCCGAGTCCAATTTCGATGATCCcg ATGCATTCGACAAGGAAAAGCTCTTAGAGTGCATTCAAAAGCTCAAATCGGGCCAGTCTGTTCAAGTCCCACAATACAATTTTAAGAAGCAGTGCTCTGACAGTTATCTGCAG GTGGATCCATGCGATGTTCTCATCTTGGAAGGCATATTGATTTTGCAATGTCCACATGTCCGCGGCTTGTTGGATATGAAGATTTTCATCGATAAAg ATGCTGATGTAAGGCTTGCCAGTAGAATAAAGCGTGACACCAATGAGCTGGGTAGAAATGTTACCTCTGTGCTTGAGCAG TATTTGAAGTTCGTGAAGCCTGCTTTTGATACTCATATCTTCCCATCAAGGAAGCATGCAGATTTCATCATACCCAATGGTGTGGAGAATCATTTTGCAATGGATACAATCTTGCAGCAAGTCCAGAAAAAGATTGGCTATCATAACCTCTGCTACACATTAACCAATCTAAATGTCATTGAGCCTACAAACCAG ATGCGATGCATGCATACTCTAATTCGTGACAAGGAAATATCAaagcatgattttatttttcaatcagAACGTTTAGTTCATCTG gtgGTGGAAAAAGGTCTTGCCTGGTTTCCTTCTACACATTTTACAGAGAAACAAGTAACTACTCCTCAAG GAGAACTATACAAGGGACTTAGTTTCTCGAAGAAATTATGTGGCGTATCCATTGATCGAAG TGGAGAAGGCATGGAGAAAGCATTGCGTGCATGCTGTGCAGAAATTGACATAGGAAAAATCCTCTTCCTTGGACCTGACCAG GTTCATGAAACGCTTCCAAAAGATATTTCAGAAAGGAATATCTTGCTCTTGGATCCTGTTCTTGCCTCAG GTGAATCTGCCATCCAAGCAATTAAACGTCTGAAGGATAAGGGAGTCCCTGAGTCTCAaatcatactcctcaacatcatcTCT GCTCCAGAAGGAATAGAAAGAGTATGCAAACAATTTCCAGCCCTAAAGGTTGTGACTTCAGAGATTGATGTTGGACTAAACAAACAAGGCAAGGTAATACCTGGAATGGGAGACTTTGGAGGCCGCTACTTTGGGACTCATGACTGCTAA